TAAAGCGCGAATGGCAAAAACTCATTTATTTCATTCCTAAATCGATTGGTTTCTTATTACTGTTTTGGTTTGTGCCCGTAATTGGTCAGGTTTTATGGCTTTTATTTTCGGCTTGGTCTATGGCGATCCAATATTGTGACTACCCGTTCGATAATCACAAAATCGAGTTTGATACAATGAAGGATTCACTATGGCAGAATAAAGCGCAAAATTTATCATTCGGCGCTGGTGTGATGATCTGTACCATGGTCCCAATAATAAACTTTTTAATCATGCCGGTTGCCGTATGTGGTGCGACTAAGATGTTTGTTGAGCGCTATCGATAAAAATTGATATCGGCAAACACAAAAAGCGAGCAACTCTGCTCGCTTTATTTTATATTTATCAAGCGTTTAATCGTTCAATACTAACTGCTTTTTTCAATCTGCGCGAAAAACGTCAGAGTTTTTCTGACATGTTCATTCCAGTATGGCCATTCATGGCCACCACTAAACGCTTCAAAACTGTGTTCTATTCCCTGCTCTAACATAAATTTTTCAAGTGATAAATTACTCTCGAACAGGCTATCATCTTTACCACAATCAAAACGGATTGGTGGCAAGATGGCTTTATGTTTTTCAAGCCAATAACGAATATTCGCTTCATTGCTAGATTGGCATTGGTAATCACTAATGGGGTTGTCAATAAATTGCTGTAAGTCATCCAAACTGGTAACTGATGAATGGGCTGATATACCTTTAAATATTTCTGGATATTTAGCGCCTAACCTCAATGCACCATAGCCACCCATAGATAAACCAGAAATATATACATTGCTATTTTCAGTAACGCAATCAACCGTTTGCTTGACGGCTGCCAATACATCTTCAACTATCCAACCGTCATAGTTGCCTTGTTCAATTAAAGGTAAGTAACCTGAACCATCCATGAGTCCGCCATCAGACGGCATAACGACTACAAAGTCAGTTAAGCCCTGCTGTTGCATATCGTCATATACTTTGTGTAACCCACCCAAATGCATCCAAACCCAGTGGTTGCCATAAACGCCGTGCATTAAAATCACCACGGGGACATCTTGCCCCGGCGCATTGACATTATATAGCGAGATATCATGCCGGCGATTAAGGTTGCTTGAGTGAATGGTAACCACTTGAGTGTTATCAGGTGTGTATTCTGGGTTGGAAATTTCTAATCGATTAATAGCCATCGATATGCCCTTAATTTCAATTATGATGATACGGATAAATCTAAACTAGATTTATCCGTAGATGATGACCAAGTAGGGTTTTATGCAAACACTGAATGTTACGAAAAAACAACCACGCCTTTGGCAATACGACCATTAAGCATGTCATCAAATGCTTGTTCCATATCTTCTAGCTGATACTTTTTCGTGACTAGCTCGTCCAATTTTAATTTACCGCTGTCATATAATTCCATCAAACGAGGGAAATCACGATCAGGATTACACATACCATACAATGGGTTAATATATTTTTTATCCCACTCAAATAGCTCACAGTCAAAGTCAATACGTTGCTCAATACCACTTACCTGTACTGCGGTACCTGCACTACGAATTAACGCTAGTGGCGCCGAACCTAAAGCTGGAATGGCTGTACACTCAAATGCGTAGTCAGCTCCACGACCATCGGTTAATTTTTTAACGTCTTCACGCACTTTAATAAAATCAATGTCATCCCGATCGGCAATAACGCCATGGGTTGCGCCAAATTCTTTGGCTTGTTCAATGCGTTCTTGGCTAATATCAATAGCGATAATTTTACCCGCGCCTGACATTGCTGCGCCTTGGATGGCATTTAAGCCAACACCACCACAACCAATAACGCAAACGTTCGAACCCGCAGTAATGTCGGTAGCATTAACCACTGAACCCCATCCTGTCATTACGCCGCAGCCAACAATACAAGCGGAGGTAAAGGGAATATCTTGCTCCACTTTAACCACAGCGGCTTGTTTAACCACTGAATACTCACACATAGTACCCAAATGGAAAGAACGCTCAATTGGCTCGTCATCGCATTTGGATGTTTCAATATGCGCGTGACCGTCTAAACCACAGCCGCATACAGGTGAGTTTTTCTCACAAATGTGCAAGTTACCTTCTCTACACTGAAAACATTCGCCACAAGGCACTGCCCAATTAAGAATAACCTTGTCACCCACTGCGACTTTTGTGACCCCTTCACCAACGGCTGCAACAATGCCAGCCCCTTCGTGCCCAACAATAAATTTTTTATTCCAGTTTTGGATCGAATCCCAATCAGTATGACAAATACCGGAAGCTTCAATCTTAACTAATACTTCACCCGCTTGTGGATCACCAACCTGAACCGTTTCAACTTGGTAATGACCTTGACCATCAGAAATTAGGGCTTTTGCTGTTCTCATAACAAATTCTCAACAATTGAAATCCTAGATAAGCCCATTTGAGCATGAAAAAGGGCAAAAATCTGATAAAAATTAACTCGCATATATCATGAATTTGCGCTTAAATAACTTAATATGACGTTAGTCATTTGATTTATGTCAATATCTTGTATTTATCAATAATTATTGGAGTGTTTTATGCAAGCGAGTCAGGTTTATTGTGAACCATTTGTTATAGAACATGGGTATCAGTTTGAAATACACCATGTTAAATATAAGACAGACGACGCCTATTCTTGTTTTATGCACTTCCATGAAGTTCACGAATTTATCATTTTTGACGAAATTGAAGGGTCTTATTACTACAGCCAAGGCGAATCTCAGCTAAAACAAAATGACATCGTTTTTACGCCGGCTTTAGAAACCCACGATTTTGAATTGAGTAATAAACAAAAGTCTTGGTATATCATTCAATTTTTACCAAGTGTTATTGATACACCAGAAATGGAAGCGATAGGTTCGTTTTTTCAACAAGGTATGCATTTACGCCTACCTGAAGAACAAATGGCCAACATTAAGCAACAAGTTAAATGGTTGTATGAAAGCTATCAAGAAAACCCGATGAGCGAAAAAAGCTTAACCTTGTTAAAGCTATTGGTGATTTGGATCGCAGAATACGCTAAACCTGTCACGCCGCCAAATATTCAACCCATAACTAAAAGCCTAGGTTTTGAAAAATTAACGCCAGTTATTAATATGTTCCGCCAGCAAACCAGTGTTGAATTAACTTTGGTCGAAGCCGCTGAGCTTTGTCATTTATCACCTTCGTATTTTTCAAGAATGTTCAAAAAAGTGTTTCGATGTAATTTTTCTGAATATAGTTTGCGACACAAATTGTATAGTGCTGCTCGAATGTTAAGTCAGTCGCATTATTCAATCACTGATATTAGCTATGAGCTGCACTTTTCTAGCCCTTCGCATTTTATATCGCAATTTAAAAAACAATTTGCCACTACGCCGCATAAATATCGTGCGGATTTAAAAGAGCGGGCTATCAACGAACGCTTGTAAATTATAAATTGACCTCGAACTAAAGTCCGAGGTCATTAACTTTTGCCATCGTATTCATACTAAAAAGCCTATAAGTTTGTGCCATATTTTGCTCAATTATTTAAACTTGATAAATAAGTGAGCGATTCAATGACAGATCATTATAACTTGAGAAACAAAGTGGCCGTGGTCACGGGTGGTGGGAAAGGCTTAGGTAAAACAATTACCAAGGCACTATTGCAAAAAGGGATGAAGGTCGCTATTTGTGGCCGAAATCCAGACACGTTAAATGCCACTTTTGATGAATTTTCAACACAATATAAAGATGCTATTTTCGCGGCACCTTGTGATGTCAGTGATGCAAATCAGGTTAAGCAGTTTATTCTCTCGGTAAAACAACAATGGTCTACCATCCATGTGCTCATTAATAACAGTGGTTTTGGAAAAGATAGTATAGTTTGGCAAACCAGTGAAAGTGATTGGGATGAGGTAATGAATACCAATGTTAAAGGTAGTTACCTTATGTGTAAAAACACGCTGCCTATGATGATTAATAATAAAGAAGGATACATCATTAATATTGCTTCGCAAGCCGCACTAAATGGCTATGCTAATGCCGGCGTTTATTGTGCATCTAAATTTGCCATGGTCGGACTAGGAAAAGCCCTACAGGAAGAAGTGCGTGAGTATGGTATACATGTCCACTCACTCAACCCTGCCCTGATCCAATCTCAAAAATCGGCAAGCGATCCCATTGATTGCGGTTTGATACAAAATGAAGATTTAGCATCGATGATCACCTATTTACTAGAGCAGCCACGACGCTTAAAAATAGACAATATTGGGATGTGGGGTTTTTAATTAACTCTAAGAGTTAGTAGCTATTTTGTTTATAATAGTTTGCTAACTCAAAAGCTTCATTGAGTGTGTAATCGCAGTAACACAATCTTAACTTTTTCTTTTTATGGGTGCTGTCTAATGCTTTATACTCGATCACTAAATATTCTGTAATCAAGTTTCCCCAATCAATCGTTGAAATTGAGACAACATCGCGCCAATTCACAAAGTTATTTTCAAGGTTTTTAGAAGTTATCCCTTTTTGACTAAAGTTGAAATCAGTATAAAACAACAAACTTTTTATTAAACAAACGACTAACATAAAAGCCGCAATATACATCAGATACAGAGCCCAATTTTTTATAGGCCCGTAACCATCTTCAACATAAACATATAGAAAAAGGATAGTGAAGAATATTACTTGTCCGAGAATAAGCCACGAACTATCTATTAACTTGTTTTTCCACGTAGATTTAAAGTAAACCGTATCTAGTTCTGGAAGGTGCTCTTTCCATCTACAGCAATTTTTATATTTTTTCCCTGAGCCACAAAAACAAATTTGGTTTCGCTTAAATTTTCCCATCGTCGAATACGTTAACCAATAACCACATAATCGATTTCCATAAAATCAACCACTTCTTTTAACCAACGCTGTTCGACAAAAGCTACGTGGTCTGGGTGGTTATTATAAAAATCGTAAGCACTTTGATCGGCAAATTCCATGGATAAACCATAGGCAAAGTCGTTTTTACTACTAACCTGTTTTAAGCACTCAAATTTTTCTACTGTTTCAATCGCAGCCAGCGCTTTTGCAGCGGTTAAAAAATCTTGCTCCGCTTCAGAGCCAATCTCATGTTTTAATTTAAAAGCAACAGTATGTCTAATCATGGTTTCACCTTATTAAGTTAAGATTTTTTTATTATGTTCAACTATTGTTTGGCTTACAGCAAAGCAATATAAATTGTTAATCGTTATCCCAGTCGTCTTTATCCCACTTATCCTGTTTTTGTTGATTCGCTTGGTGCTTTTCTTGCCAATTATCTGGTAATTTAAAATCCGTATTATTTTTCAATAGTAAAAAGCCACCGGCGACTAAGGCAATAATTAAAATTAGGATTAAGATAGACATTTAGATAACCTTCTACACTTTATGCTTGATGCCAACAATCCTTCGCCTTTGTATCACACTTATTGTTGAAACAATACAAAATCAGAAAATAGCGATTCTATATTATTTTTGATACAGGCATAGCCCAGCATACTACCACTTGGCACTTGATGTAACCAAAGGTCGGGGCAAATAGATTGGCTAAAATATTCGGCAACAGGATTGTATGATAAGTGCCATGGTTCGTTGGCTACTTTAAGTTGATTTTGTGCTGTATAAGGTAAGAAAAAACCTAACGCTTGTGCATGAACCTGCAACCAATTAGCTAATGGCTGGCAAGGTCCATCATCAATATATTCAGTTTCAATTAATTGTAAGTCTGCTCGGCCAATTTTATTGGCGTCGTAAACATCAATATCCGTGCCCCAATGATGGCGGCTGGTGCCGGGTATGGCTGTATACAAGCAAATCGCTTTTATGCGCTCAAGCTCAGTTAAGACACTTAAATCGATTGGGTTATTTTTATTATCAACAACAAGTCGCTGGCCAGAGTATTTTTCATTCCAAATTTGGCATTGACGTTGAAAACCGCGATAGCTACTCGCCAGTCTTAAATCAAATCCCTGATCTTTTGCCTGTTGTTGTAAATGTTTTACACCAGCAACAGCGTCTTGATGGATCATGTGATTAGGATAAAGCTCGCATAAGTGGTGCGTGCTTTGCCCAGTTAAAATTAAATTATCCATAAGACGCTTCTTAAACCTAGTTATCAACTAGTAGTGTTTCCAGAAAGAAATGATCAGTTAAATTCTTTGTAGGTCGAAGCTGCTGCTTCGTCAAAACCTTAAAATACGACGCGAGCGTCGAACCTACAAAAATAGCTAGCCTTGTTTCAATTAATCAAAATTAAATTGAAAAGGTATTAGTACCTTAACGCAAAAGCTTTGAACGGTTGAATTTATTACCTTTTTCTAATTTGTAGGGTAGATTTTACATCGACAAACCTTGTGTTAGCCGAAATAAATTCGGCCCTACAATGAAACGTGTCTTTAATCTCGCACACTTAAAAACGAGTTCAACGTACTAGATCATTTTGCTAGTAAGTTTTCTAATATCTTCTCATACATATCAGTTAAGTGCTCTAAATCACTAATACTGACGCATTCGTTGATTTTGTGAATAGTCGCATTACAAGGACCAAGTTCTAATACCTGCGCACCGGTTGGTGCTAAAAAGCGACCATCTGATGTTCCGCCTGTTGTTAATAATTGCGGCGTATAGTGAACTGTGTCTTCTATCGCTTTAACCGCCGCTTCCACTAAATCACCCGCTGCAGTTAAAAACGGTAATCCGTTGTATGTCCAGTCTAAATCATATTCAAGCCCGTGAGCGTCTAATATCCCTTCAACACGTTTAATCAATTCTTCTGCGGTGACTTCAGTTGAATAACGAAAGTTAAATTGAATATGAACATCACCTGGCACAACATTAGTCGCGCCTGTGCCACCATTAATATTGGATACTTGAAAACTAGTTGGTGGAAAGAAATCATTACCTTGATCCCATTGGATCTGAGACAATTCCGCAATTGCAGGTGATGCAAGGTGAATAGGGTTTTTCGCCAAATGTGGGTAAGCAACATGGCCTTGCACCCCTTTGACAAAAAGATCGCCGGATAAGGATCCTCGGCGGCCATTTTTAATTACATCACCCACTTTATGAGTACTGGAAGGTTCACCAACAAGTGCCCATGTCATTTTCTCGTTGCGTGCTTCTAGTGTATCAACAACACGAGTTGTACCATTAATAAAAGGACCTTCTTCATCACTGGTAATTAAAAAAGCGATCGAGCCTTTATGATCAGGATGTTTAGCAATAAAACGCTCCGTAGCAACTACCATGGCCGCTAAGCTGCCTTTCATGTCCGCTGCGCCACGGCCATGTAAATAACCATCTATTTCAGTAGGCTCAAAAGGTGGCGTATGCCAAGCATCAACTGGACCAGACGGTACAACATCTGTATGACCGGCGAAACAAAAAACAGGATCAGCATCGCCTTTTCTTACCCACATATTGGTTGTGTCTTCAAAGACCATGGTCTCAGTAACAAAGCCCAATGCTTCTAAACGCTCAGACATTAAAGGTTGGCAACCCGCATCTTCAGGGGTGACAGACTCTCGGCTAATTAAATCTTTGGTTAGCGCTAGTACCGCGCTTTGTTGATCAGACATTTATATAGATTACCTTGCTTTAAACAATATGAAGGAATTAGGTGAATTGATATATTGTAACATTAAAGCCATTCAGAACGAATGACCTATTATAGTCTTCTCACTCAGATTTTATGGTTCATTGTCTGCGCTTACTCGCCCCAATCACATAATAGAGCATATGCTCATGGGGTCTCGAAGCTTGACGGCTTCCCCTAAAACCTGATTGCTTTGACTATACAATAGGATTAGTCAGTCTTGCACGATTGGCATTATTTGCTAAATAAAGCTTGATAGTTATCGGCTTTAAAGCCGACGATGACTTGCTCATCCAGTTCTAATACAGGTCGTTTAATTAACGTTGGTAAATCAACAAAATATTTTGCGGCATTATCTTTTGTTAAATTTTGCTTTACATCGTCTTCTAGCTGACGGTATGAAGTACCACGTTTATTCAACAGAACATCAAACTCTACATTATTTAACCAAGTTTCTATTTTATCTTCATCAAGCCCATCCACTCTGAAGTCGTGAAAGGTATAACTGATACCATTCGCATCGAGCCACTTTTTGGCTTTTTTTACCGTGTCACAATTTTTGATGCCGTAAAGTGTTGTCATGTTTTTCTCCGCGGTTTAATACTCATAATAGGGTCTTCTTGTGCCCTTACCTCATGATAATAAGGCATTATGCTCTCTAATAGATGACTGTTTGTAATAGTTAGATAAGAAGCTAAGCTTGCTAATTCTCTTTTCATTCTGGCAAGGTCAAACTCAAACAATAAGTCCCCCTGCTGCACAACATCACCAGTTTTGACAAAACATTTAAAGCCTGTCGCCATCAATGATTCGGTTTCAAGGCCAAAGCGAATGTCAATTTTAAGGCCTTGCTTACTAGTTAACTTTATTCGATGGCAAGTGGCTGGCATATGGTCAAGAACCCCCGTCAGGGGGCTAACGAATTTGTAACCAAACGGTTCAAACATGATCCCTTGGCCAAAATAACCGTCAGCCACTAATGGCCTTGGGTATTCAGATAGCGGTTTAATCGACGCATTACAGGGTGCTGGAATTGCATAACTTCCTTGCAACTGCTTTTTACCAAATGGATGTATAATGTCTGCTTTAGCCAACCGCTTATTTCCTAATTTATACTAGTATGCCCGTTAATCGTTTTACCATACTTGAGTAAAGTCTTTAGCGCTGGGGCGTTGTTTGGTTGGTGCTTGTTGTTTTGCGGTTCCTAAATACAAATAGCCAACTATTTCATCTTCATCTTTTAGTTTAAGTTGTTGTTTAACATACGGGTGATAAGCAAACTCACCTGTGCGCCATATTCCATCAAACCCTTGAGCAAACGCAGCCATTTGCATGGCTTGAACCGCACAACCAGCCGATATGACTTGTTCTAAACGAGGAATTTTGTCACTGGGTTTGACATCGGCAATAATCGCTATGACTAACGGAGCGCGTAAAGGCATATTTTTGGCTTTTTCAACTTTGTCATCCGATGCACCGCTTTGCTCTGCCGCTTCTGCATAGATCTCGCCTAAATCATTACGCGCAGCTTCACTAAAAACAATAAAGCGCCAAGGCGTTAACGCGCCATGATCGGGAGCTCGAACTCCCGCATCTAATATGGCTTGCAAAGCATCACCTTCCGGTGCGGGTTCAGTTAACTGATTAAACGATTGGCGGGTAAGTAAAAGATCTAATGCTTGCATGTGATAAATCACTCCTTAAGCTGATATTACGTCATTTGACTGGTCTGAATTTGGTGGTTGTTGCTCGTCTTCATCATCGAATTCAGGGACGACACAAAATATATCTTTATGAGCAACATATAATGCACACAATCCAATCGGAATAACGAAAATAAGGCCAAGTCCCATAGGGATCATAGCGAGTAAAAATAAGCCAATAAAAACTAAACCAAATGCGGTAGCTGGTACGGTGTTAATTAGGCAAGCTTTAAAGCTAAATTCGATAGATTGCCACAAAGTAATATTGGGATGTAAAGAGACAAGAATAGGAGAAAAAATAAAGGCCATCGCGGGTATTAAATACATACAAAAACCTAAACAGAAGTCGATAAGTAACTGCGACATTTGTTCTGGTGTCATACTGGTAATGGACTCTGGCGTTAACCCCTTTTGGTCAACAAACAAACTCACGCAAAGAAAAAACACCAAACTATTCAAGATAGATAAGATCAATATTTTAACGGGTGCTCGCTTAAATATCTCAAACATATCACTAATTTTGAACTTTTCACCACTATCAATATTTTGCGCAATAATAAACAGCCCAGCCGATAAAATCGCCGTTAAAACTTGACCTACAACTGGAATTAGTAATGTGAGTACAATGAGTGTTAAATAACTCACAGTCCATAATAAACTGTGTTTGGCAAAAATTTCAAAACCTTGAGAGACCCAATCAAAGCCTCTTTTGAATTCGAAGCTTTTGATTGAATGATTAAAATAAGTTGCTATCGGTTTGTTTGATTGTTCATGTGCTGACATCAATTGCACTCAATTTGACTATTATTGTTTACTCCACAAAAACTTCGCAATAGCAGGTAGAATAAAGATAGCGCCTAACATATTGACTAAGAACATAAACGTTAACAATATGCCCATGTCGACTTGGAATTTCAGATCAGAAAATAGCCAAGTACTAACACCAACCGCTAAAGTAATACCGGTAAAAATAACGGCGCTACCGCGCTCTTTTAATGCATAAATATACGAGTCTTTGACACTGTACCCTTGGTTTAATTGCTGAGTCATTGTAGATAATATGTATATACCATAATCTACACCTATTCCCACACCAAGGGCAATAACCGGCAAAGTATAGACAGTTAGACCTATTTGTAAATAGGTCATAAGCGCCTGAGCTAAGGTTGATACTAGATACAGCGGGATCACAACAGCTAAAGTTGCCTTTACAGAGCGAAAGCTGATCAAACATAAAATGATGACGGCACCATACACGTAAATCATCATTGGCGTTTGTGCTTCGCTTACCGCCTCGTTGGTTGCCGCCATCACCCCAACAGGACCTGATGCTAACCTAAAGGTCAAATCATCTTGGCTAAACTCATGCCTGTTTTGTTTAACCGCATCAATAACCCGCTCAATTGTCTCGGCTTTATGATCAGCCAAAAATAGAATAATCGGCATTGCACTGCAATCGCCATTTAATAAACCACTGGTTGTTGGCACTCTGGCCACAGACTGGGCAAGCGTATCTTGGTTTTGCGACAAGACTCGCCATTTAGGATTGGCTTCGTTATAACCCGCATTAACGATTTTAGCGACACTGGTTAAACTAATGCTAGATTGCACCCCTTGCACATTCGTTAAGCGCCATTGGAAGTCATCTATCGCCCGCATTTTATTGTAATCGGTACACGCATCAGGAACCGATTCTGCGATAACAGATAATATATCGACACTAACTGAATATTTGTCGGTAATAAGAAATGTGTCTTGGTTGTAACGCGCATCTTCATGCAAAGCTGGAGCTCCCGCATGTAAATCACCAATTTTCATGCCTTGGGCATACCAAAAACCCGTTGCAAATAAAATTAATGCTAAAGCAACTAATTGCTTGGCTTTATTTAATTCAGTGACTTGGCCAAGCAACAGCCATATTTTTGCTGTGGTTTGCTGGTTTATGTCAGTATTTTTTACATTTAGGGTTAAGTAGGATGCCAGTACAGGTAACAAAATAAGGTTGGTGATAATAATAACACCCACGCCAATAGACGCAGAAATTGCTAACTCTTTTATAATGCCAATATCAATACTTAAAATGGTAAGAAAACCAACCGAGTCTGATACTAAAGCTACCAGCCCAGGAACGATTAAACTACGAAATGCGTCGGCGCACGCTTGTTTGGTGGAAACACTTTTCTGACAATTCTTTTTGATTGCATTAATCATTTGTACGCCGTGGCTAACACCAATAGCAAAGATTAAAAACGGCAATAAAATAGACATGGGATCAATACCAAAGCCGAATAAAGCTAAAATACCAACCTTCCAAACAATGGCGATAAGTGAGCAAATTATGGGAAATAAAGTGAGCTTGAGCGAACCACAGAAAAAATAAACAAAAATCGTGGTAATGATAATAGCAATAACAAAAAATATAATAACGCCTTTAGCACCTTTCGCTACGTCTCCCACCATTTTTGCAAAGCCAATGATATGAATGCTTAATCTATCGGATTGATATTGTTCGCGTATTTGGCTTTCAATTTGTTTAGCAAGAGAAATAGTGTCTATTGCACTGCCTGTCTGCGGGTCAAAATCTAATAATTGCGCACTCACCATGGCGCACGAATAATCATTAGAAACTAAACGCCCAACCTTGCCTGATTTTTCAACATTTTGTTTAACCGTAGCTAGGCCTATTTTATCGGCTTTAAAATCAGCAGGAATCACAGGTCCGCCTGCAAAACCGTTTTCGACAACCTCAGTAAAACGCACCGCCGGTGAATACAAAGAATTGACGGTAACTCGGTTTACACCTGGAATAAAAAATAATTGATCGTGTACTTGTTTAAGTGAAGTAAAAAACTCTGGATTATAGATATTACCACTTTCGCCTTGTTCGACAGGAATGTCACACAAGGAAATTAAAATATTATTAGCGCCTCCAAACTCTGATTGATAATCCAGGTAGGTTTTCATGTAGCTATGCTGCAGCGGAATATTTTTGGTAAATGCAGCATCTAATTTAATAGTGGAAGCATGGTAAGCAAAAAAACTAGTCAGCAATACAAAAGCCAATAAAACTAGCGAGCGCTGACGAAAAAGAAGTTGTTCCAGAAAATTAACTATGGGGTTTAACGACATAACTCTTCCTAAAAACTCGAGCGCTTATCTGTTTGGATAGGTAAAACTTGTATGCCTAGTTCCCCTACCGTGACTAATGTATCGTTTAAAATAATACCGGCGACCTGGCTTTTTGAGGTTAATTTACCTAAAACTGAATAACCTTTACCCTCTGCATACAAGCTAATTTCATCACTATTCGCCAACGCAATAAATCCATTAGTTACATTAATGGTTTGATTAACCGATACCTGATTTGCGGTGTGTTGAGCGCGCCAATCACCGTCTGCTAACGTAAAAACTCGTCCTCTTAACCCAGCAACACGCACACCTGATTTAGTTGATTGCACATCAAAGAAAGAACCTGCATATAGCGATTGTTGGCGTTGCCAGTTTTGTCCCCAATCAACGCTTTTAGCAATTAGACCCGTTTCACCAACAACCCACACTTGCTGGCTTGTCAACGTCAATTTGTTAAGGTGAGGCAGGCTTGCTGCTAGTTCTGCTTGATAAACCTCTTCACCTTCTTGTTTAATATCCTGCAGATATTCAATATCGTCTTTGGATAATAAACTAGCATGTAACTCCTTTTGCCATGTTTTACCACCATCTTGTGTGCGTAAAAATAATCCGTAAGCACCAACAGCAATTCCACGTAATTGATCAATAAACACTATGTCCATTAATGGTGTTGCATCTGCCACATTATAGTTTTGTACTACCCAAGTTTTTCCAGCATCAGCACTATGTAAAATAGCAGCACTATGGCCTGTTACCCATAAATGATTTTGATCCAAAGAAAAGATAGATGTCAGTGTTGTATTTATGGGCACAGTTAGTTGTTGCCACTGGTTTAGATTAGTACTTTGAGCCTTGATGATATGACCGCGCTCTCCTACGGCATAAATTGTTTGATCAACGCGGGTAATGTCGAGCAGCAAAGATTGACTCGCTAATGGTTGGATTTCAGCCGATTTGGCAAAAACCCAAGGCGTCGCTAACCAAATCGTGATCAACAATACGAATTTGATCACTTCATTTCTCTTTAATTTATTTTTTTTCAAATCAGGAACCACAACAAACAACATTTAAAAAAAAGCCAAGCGACAATGCTTGGCTTCCCTACCCCACATAGTTCAATATACAGCGACGCGCTAGCGGATCCCCGCTCGGCGTAATGCTGACGTGGTAAAATCTCTCTCGTTTAAATCGGCATCAAAATTATACATTTTTT
This genomic window from Saccharobesus litoralis contains:
- a CDS encoding WD40/YVTN/BNR-like repeat-containing protein; translation: MKKNKLKRNEVIKFVLLITIWLATPWVFAKSAEIQPLASQSLLLDITRVDQTIYAVGERGHIIKAQSTNLNQWQQLTVPINTTLTSIFSLDQNHLWVTGHSAAILHSADAGKTWVVQNYNVADATPLMDIVFIDQLRGIAVGAYGLFLRTQDGGKTWQKELHASLLSKDDIEYLQDIKQEGEEVYQAELAASLPHLNKLTLTSQQVWVVGETGLIAKSVDWGQNWQRQQSLYAGSFFDVQSTKSGVRVAGLRGRVFTLADGDWRAQHTANQVSVNQTINVTNGFIALANSDEISLYAEGKGYSVLGKLTSKSQVAGIILNDTLVTVGELGIQVLPIQTDKRSSF